Proteins from a single region of Sporosarcina sp. P33:
- a CDS encoding DUF58 domain-containing protein, with product MKHLKSFGRFAGVLAIGVTAYAFAKFQGGFVSWFIFYMLVPFVAYSILLYLYPMRDIRVERHIEDRHIMRNGQAVIRLIIKRKWPFPLPYIILADKRIHAKQTRTVRQMALIGFRRTYEYSYVLKDLTRGEYTLPAVKIELVDFFNWIRKKEVFAVHDTFLVYPNVTGLMYQSAAGGTRGGQRLSAYTPAKDATTPSSVREYAPGDRISLIHWKSFARTSKLMTKEFDEQRSEQYTVLLDCGKSEAFEDAVEFAASIVVSAREHQAKLTFMTASSQPSLFPRMQSADQTRQALVHLAKIHSDDAHRVLLPTEKAVSEDALLVVTAALRLDFIRRVLHFYRNPSGMVCFVMITDEEEVKRMDSVVSQVKQLGVKVRFVHPSDRAVALKEAVAV from the coding sequence ATGAAACATTTGAAATCATTCGGCCGGTTTGCGGGCGTTCTGGCAATCGGGGTAACCGCCTATGCATTCGCGAAATTTCAGGGAGGATTTGTCAGCTGGTTTATTTTCTACATGCTGGTGCCGTTTGTCGCGTACTCCATCCTGCTATATTTGTATCCAATGCGTGATATACGTGTGGAACGGCATATTGAGGACCGCCATATAATGCGTAACGGGCAGGCGGTGATCCGTCTGATTATTAAAAGAAAGTGGCCATTTCCTTTGCCGTATATAATTCTTGCGGATAAACGGATACATGCGAAACAGACACGGACAGTGAGGCAAATGGCGCTGATCGGCTTCAGGAGGACATACGAATATTCTTATGTGCTTAAGGATCTTACACGCGGCGAATATACGTTGCCTGCGGTTAAAATTGAACTGGTGGATTTTTTTAATTGGATAAGAAAAAAAGAAGTATTTGCTGTGCATGACACGTTCCTGGTCTACCCGAACGTAACCGGTCTGATGTATCAGTCAGCTGCTGGCGGAACAAGAGGTGGTCAGCGGCTTTCAGCTTATACGCCGGCAAAGGATGCAACGACTCCTTCGAGTGTAAGGGAATACGCGCCCGGCGACCGGATATCCTTGATTCACTGGAAATCATTTGCGCGCACTTCGAAGCTGATGACGAAGGAATTTGATGAGCAGCGTTCTGAACAATATACTGTGCTGCTTGACTGCGGTAAATCAGAGGCGTTTGAAGACGCAGTAGAGTTCGCTGCGTCCATAGTCGTCTCAGCAAGAGAGCATCAGGCCAAGCTGACATTCATGACAGCGAGTTCTCAGCCATCCTTATTTCCGCGTATGCAATCGGCCGATCAGACCAGACAGGCATTAGTTCACTTGGCTAAAATTCACTCTGATGATGCGCACCGCGTCTTGCTGCCGACGGAGAAGGCGGTATCTGAAGACGCGTTGCTTGTTGTTACAGCCGCTCTTCGCTTAGATTTTATCCGCCGGGTGCTGCATTTTTACCGTAATCCGTCAGGCATGGTTTGTTTTGTGATGATTACGGATGAAGAGGAAGTAAAAAGAATGGATTCGGTTGTCAGCCAAGTGAAGCAGCTGGGCGTCAAAGTGCGATTCGTTCACCCGTCTGATCGTGCCGTGGCGCTGAAAGAGGCGGTGGCAGTATGA
- the nadE gene encoding ammonia-dependent NAD(+) synthetase, whose product MRWWTTIQTNEREVETLTLQQEIIQTLRVKPEIDPQQEIRTSIDFMKDYLKKNTFLKGFTLGISGGQDSTLVGKLAQMAVDELNEQAGTEEYRFYAIRLPYGVQFDEDDCQDALRFIRPSIVYSVDIKEAVDASERALRRAGLHITDFDKGNEKARERMKVQYSTAAVHHAVVLGTDHAAEAITGFYTKFGDGAADLMPIYRLNKRQGKQLLEALDCPPHLYNKIPTADLEGNKPAIPDEIALGVTYEEIDDYLEGKEVSDEARKQIEGHYLRSAHKRHLPITVFDDFWK is encoded by the coding sequence ATGAGATGGTGGACAACTATACAAACCAATGAAAGGGAAGTGGAAACGTTGACATTGCAGCAAGAAATTATCCAGACATTACGTGTGAAGCCGGAAATCGACCCGCAGCAAGAGATCCGCACTTCCATTGATTTCATGAAAGATTATTTGAAAAAGAATACATTTCTGAAAGGATTCACACTTGGCATATCGGGTGGTCAGGACTCCACGCTGGTCGGCAAGCTGGCGCAAATGGCGGTCGACGAGCTGAATGAACAGGCGGGTACAGAAGAATACCGCTTTTACGCCATTCGTTTACCGTATGGCGTTCAATTCGACGAAGATGACTGCCAGGATGCGCTGCGCTTTATCAGGCCGTCGATCGTCTACTCAGTGGATATTAAAGAAGCCGTGGATGCCAGCGAGCGGGCTCTTCGCAGGGCTGGTCTCCACATCACCGACTTTGATAAAGGCAATGAGAAAGCGCGCGAGCGGATGAAGGTCCAATATTCAACGGCGGCGGTTCATCATGCCGTTGTGCTTGGAACAGACCATGCGGCTGAAGCGATTACAGGGTTCTACACGAAATTTGGTGACGGCGCAGCAGATCTCATGCCAATCTATCGGCTGAATAAGCGTCAGGGGAAACAGCTGCTGGAAGCGCTGGATTGCCCGCCGCATCTGTACAATAAAATCCCGACAGCTGATCTGGAAGGAAATAAGCCAGCTATCCCTGATGAAATAGCGCTAGGCGTGACGTATGAAGAAATCGATGACTATCTTGAAGGTAAAGAAGTGTCGGATGAAGCGCGCAAACAAATAGAAGGACATTATTTGCGGTCTGCCCATAAGCGGCACTTGCCAATCACTGTATTTGATGACTTTTGGAAATGA
- a CDS encoding MoxR family ATPase, with the protein MHSQRIEQLLNNIEKVIVGKRDIAELSITALLAGGHVLLEDVPGVGKTMLVRALATSIGAQFKRIQFTPDLLPSDVSGVSIYNPQTMQFEFRPGPLIGNIVLADEINRTSPKTQAALLEGMEEASITVDGTTIQLPKPFFVMATQNPIEYEGTYPLPEAQLDRFIFKLKMGYPTKQQEMELLKRAEQQIPVNQIKAVLTVEELLKLQRDVQEVTVDDTIISYIVDCAEATRCHHSVALGVSPRGSLALMKACQAYAFVKGRTFVLPDDVQYLAPYAFSHRLILRPEAKYEGVEAAGIIRDILGRLEVPVNRRSATI; encoded by the coding sequence ATGCATTCACAAAGGATCGAACAACTGCTGAATAATATAGAAAAAGTCATTGTCGGCAAGCGTGATATTGCGGAATTAAGTATTACGGCGCTGCTGGCAGGAGGGCACGTATTGCTGGAGGATGTGCCGGGTGTCGGAAAAACTATGCTGGTGAGAGCTCTTGCTACATCAATCGGTGCCCAGTTTAAACGAATTCAATTTACGCCTGATCTGCTTCCTTCTGATGTATCGGGTGTTTCGATCTACAACCCGCAAACGATGCAATTCGAATTTCGTCCGGGTCCCCTGATCGGTAATATCGTACTGGCGGATGAAATTAACCGAACCTCCCCAAAAACACAGGCGGCGCTGCTGGAAGGAATGGAAGAAGCGTCGATTACCGTCGATGGCACAACTATCCAGCTGCCCAAACCTTTTTTTGTCATGGCGACCCAAAACCCCATTGAATATGAGGGGACCTACCCTCTGCCCGAAGCGCAATTGGATCGCTTTATTTTTAAATTGAAAATGGGCTATCCGACTAAACAGCAGGAAATGGAGTTATTGAAGCGGGCGGAACAGCAGATTCCGGTTAATCAAATTAAAGCTGTTCTGACAGTAGAAGAATTGCTCAAATTACAGCGGGATGTGCAGGAAGTCACGGTAGATGACACAATTATTTCTTACATAGTAGATTGCGCAGAAGCGACACGCTGCCATCATTCAGTGGCATTGGGTGTCAGTCCGCGGGGGTCATTGGCATTGATGAAAGCGTGCCAGGCCTATGCATTTGTGAAAGGGCGTACGTTTGTCTTGCCGGACGACGTGCAATATTTGGCGCCATACGCCTTCTCACATCGGCTGATATTGCGTCCGGAAGCTAAATATGAAGGGGTGGAAGCCGCGGGCATCATCAGGGATATTCTTGGCCGGCTGGAAGTGCCGGTGAACCGCAGGTCTGCTACTATATGA